Sequence from the Castanea sativa cultivar Marrone di Chiusa Pesio chromosome 12, ASM4071231v1 genome:
agaattaaaaaaattgagccAGTGTTACCAATAAATGGACACCCTCAGATGAATTCTAACTGagtgggtttttttatttattaaagtaaCATAATCACAAAACCAAGGAATTTGAACCCCACTCTCACACACCAACCCATGCTTATGGGAGGTAGAGGTGCCATTTAGCTTGGTACTAAATCTTGATTGGAGAGGGTATCTCATGAGACACAGCATGTGGGACTCATATCTTGTGAGAAAAGGTCTCATGAGACCATCTCACTTCTTCCCTTGATTGACCTTATTTATCAGATCTCCATCAACTATTGCTTACATTCATTTACGCAAGACAAGAGAGAAAATACACTATGTTAAAGAAAGAGGCAACTAGCCTCACCTCATTGATGCATTCTGGTCCATCAAAAGACGGCTTACCCATTGCAGGTGTTACTGGGTACCACACCTGGAGATTGGAAGacaagaataataaatttggaaTATTGTGTACCATTTATACTCAAAGTAGCAAATATAGATATAGAAAAGCTGTTATTTCTTATATTCAGACAGCTCTTACCAAATCCACATCTTCGTATGGTTTAAGCATGTTATCAAACTTGGAAGATGAAGAACCATTTAGCCATGTATCAGTTGATACCTTATCACCCAAAATAACAGGCATCCTGTCTATAATGATGGTGCAATGAAAAAATTAGTATATGACCACTTTAATTTGGTGAAGATTGGCATAGTAAACAAATAATTTAGCAGAATCTGTGTAGATCTCACTTCCAACTCTAACATGATTGGTTGGAGAACAATTAGAAATCAAGCTTAAGATATGCGATGATACCATAATCTATAACtaccattttaattttatcaaaattaaaggACTGATACTATAATGATACCACAATAATTCCTGTTCATTTTGTTAGAACTTACAACAGCGGGAAAATCATTAGctaaaaatccataaaaatgtgGGATTCTTTTAAAATCTTGTTTGTGTGGGAAGACAATAAATTCAAACATTCCTACTAGTCACCATTTCTAAACTACAATCAAAAGTTTCTCTGGCTTTGGCATTTTTATGCCTTTTCTGAGACCTTTTCTATgcataaaattgaaatataggtGATCTACAAGGACATCAATAGTACAGTTATGTATGAAATACAAAAACTTGGCCAAAATAGCAGAAGGTAAGTAAAACCAACCAACAAATTATATGCGTCATAGGAAGCAAACCCTATACAACATACTCCAAATAGCAAGAAAGCAGAAGCATGGTAGACATGCACATGATCTCAACTTTAAATTTACTGTTCCTTTAAAACATACAATTTTATGTGCTTACACAAgttccaaacatgtttttcaacTAATTACTCATCCTTTGATAGTAATACCTTACAGCATAAGTGGTACAAATATACAACTACAAAACCTTCATCCCAAAACTTCAGAGTTGGTTATAAATCTTAACAATAATTGCACTCTtctaccaaaaaacaaaaagaaaacatttgcTCATTACACTGACAGTACATCCCATTGACATATGATGATGGAAATAACAGATGAGTAACATGAGTTTCCTTTTTTCTTGGGGTTTAGCACACTAATTTACAATGTGCAGACATCACAAGATTAGAACAtgcaatataaataaaatgaaacaaGCATGACTTACCATGCAGCCACTGCAatgctgaagaagaagaagtagtgAGAATTGTAAATGTGTAGAGGATCTCGCCTGCAGGAAATCATAcactaaaataattaaaataaagtattaGCCTTCTCTTTTGAgggaaaagaatgaaagaaactATATCAACCACGgcaaatttttggtaaaatggTAGATATAGCAATAAGAAGAGTGCCTACAACTATAAGGATAAACAACATACTAAACTGATCTTATTCACTAATACTGAAATTGGTATAACACAGAAAGAATATATCAGTTATTAGAGctaatcaaatataaaaaatttaatatgatgTATCTTCCAATAAATGTATCTAAAATACATGGGGGGAAAATGGTTTACCTTCTGAATTTTCCCATGCATCATAAAGAGCTGCAAACACGAGAGGCCTACCATCCTTGAAATGGATGTAGTATGGCTGCTTTTTTTGTCCATCTTTTTTCCACTCGTAGAATCTGGGGAATTATACAAAGTCAAGTTATGGCGTAGAACATTTCATGCCATATACAGATAAATTgcaaatatacacacacacacacacacacatacacacaatatGAACATTTCTTGCAAGATGACCTAAAACCATATAACGGGAAATCCTTTCAAAAAGGTTCTAATTTTAATCACTGAAATTGAAGAAGTTTAATATTGATTGTCAATATTCAggaaagttaaaaataaaatcaatctaCTATCAGAAAATTCTTCCTAGAGAACAATATTAAAGAAACAGGTGCCAAATATTGAGGAAAAAAAGCATACCCTTCTACTGCAACAAGGCACCGGTTTTTAGGAATTAAACGACGGAAAGAAGCCTTTTCACTTATTGACTCAGATCGGGCATTAAACTGCAATTTACAACACATGAAATAACAAGAATTTTCCAATAGAAGTTCTATGATATAAAGTCATCCCAAACTAAACAAGCAGTTTTATATAGAAATCAAAACGAATGCATATCAAACATGCAAATTATATGAGGAGAAAAAATCATTAACAATGTAAACACTATCGGAAATTTATTTACCAATCACcatgtaaataatatgatttaCTAAAGCTGTCCTCATTTCAGCTAAAGTGATAGAATTACAATGATCATCAATGAAGTCCCTGGGCTGTCAATCTTAACCTCCACACTTaatgtcacacacacacactctcctGGAATGTTTGAGAAAGTTAATGAGTAGATAGGAGGAGTattatgaacaaaaataaaatggacaCAATTAATGTCCAAGATAGGGATGAGATAACAGGTGTGCCTCAAAATCAACATTTCAGTCTCATTGTTCAATTGATCACAAAGACATAGATAAATAATGATTTGTCAATAAACTGGAAGGTCAAAATAAAGATTTTCATTTGGATGTGAACTGGAGACGGAAAaccaacaaacaaataaaagactCTTACATGATATCATGccataatttaaaaatcttgTAATAAAAATGTCAGATTGTAGCTTAGGTAGTGTAACTAAActgacaaaaataattaaaatgcaAGGAAAAGTAAGAACAAGTGACTATATTTAGATACGCAAATTAATTTATCAACTGAATGATAAAGTAAATGATTCATGACAACTGAGATGTTAAGCTAACTTGAGCAGAAAGATTAATACAGATGTGGAAGGATGATCAATGCAGACTAGATGGTAAACATTGATAACTAAATTCTCAAGAAAATGAAATCATCCTAAAGCAGATTAACCTGGAACATTGCATTCTAGGCTTATGGTACAGACAGGTCACAGAATGTTAGGTGCAGTTTGGGCCTCTATTTGCAGTCATAGTTCGTATTCAGGTCGCTTTAATGTTTGTGCGTGCCATTTATAAGCACATATAAAAGCACAGTAAGCCCATACTCCTTTTCTTAcaacttttctttctcttcgcTTTGCAAGCGAATGAGCATATAACATGTAAACACTGCTATTCTTAAAATTGCATCCATTCATCTTAAATGCACATACTTAGCCAACTCAATTGGCTTTCTCGATCTTATCCTTTGAAACATAAGAAGTATCCATTCTTTTTtgatcaaattttaataaagatcTACTGTCCTACCCTTAGCGTTCTCATTTATGCTCCACCAATTGTAGTATGCCACgtgtttgatttctttttcccCTATTTTAAACATTGGTTACttcataaagaagaaaaaaaaagggaagtgTGCTAGGCTATAATTGGTATAGCTTAAAGTGAAACACtctgaatgtgacaaaagaggATTTTTATTCATCAAACTTGTACATTTCTGAAGTTCATTGGAGTTGTGCCAATCATGCCAGACTCTTAAAGCCtatttggtaagagatttctagTAACGTTGATTAAGTTTTATGGAAATATGTGTAGATAAAAAAGTGAATGGAAATACgtattgtgttgtttaaacaacgaaaactattgtttgaaaaaatgcagcaaataaataaatattgcggtgtttaaacaatagttttcgttgtttaaacactgTTACCACGGGGCCTTAATAACAAAAGATCATTTCACGATTATAGCAAATAGATAAATATTGAGTAGCACACTATATATGTTGTTGATTGACATTGTTGAcatgtagcaaaaaaaaaaaaaaatgcaaaggcAGTGATTGAATGCCTGGTATGTGTTTGAAAAAATGCGAGAGAAGTTTTAGTAATAGCAATGAGTAGAGTACCATTTTGTAGTGATCAGGTTTGTCGGATTTTTTAGTGAAACTAGGAATGAGTCCCCATTTCATGCAATGAACAACAACACCATCAGATTCAgaaacagcagcagcagctgatgatgatgatcctTGTTCTCTACGAACAACCGGCAAATGATGTCCCGGTGAAACGTTATAGGATGGACGGTGCCTATATATAATACTGATAAGTATTATTGAAAGCAATAATAGTAATAGAAATGAAGAAAAGAGGTTAGTAGTTAGTACGGACCGGTCCATCTGAAGATTACGAACTGAGGAGTTGTTGCGGTAACAAGCCCTGGGAATGTCATCAGCTCTCAGAGTACAACGACTTCTCCCACACATttccacttctctctctctctctctctctctcccccacTCTCTTCAAACCTTTCTTCTCTTCTCGTTTTAGTGCCGATGCAAGACAAACTGCTAGACCGTTGGATTGCAAGTTGTAACTGTCTTGAGATTCGAGGCGAGTAAAGTAAACACAAGTTTTCATTTACGACAGcgttttccaatttttttcttttttttcaaaaacgaACGCAATTCCTAAAATACCctcatctttttttcttattgacgaaaatagaaaacaaaacccaaaaccctccTCACATCTACACTACACTACACGATTTTTTGCACATTCTCGGAATTCAGTCACTCTCAGGTACGGTTTCCCCTCGTTTTGGCAACTTAAATTAATTgaagaatctctctctctctcagtttttCTTATGATTATGGCTTCCTATTTTCATAAACCTTTAGATAGCTATCAAGGGAGTCAAGGCTATTTGGGacactgggtttttttttttttttttttgaattgatgaTGACAAGTTGAAATGTTTAGGGACAGTGAAATGTTTTTCTGGGTAATCAATAGATTAGAGGGGAAAGGTATATATATTTTCGGGTGCAAGTTTGGATAAGAATTTATGGGGTATTGTTATTACTGTATTTGtttcacaacaattttagtttttatgtatatGGTTATGCAGTAATTCCATTTCTAAACTTACTGATAATGTGTTATGCTGTTAACCATTAATCTGTAGTTAAAGCAtaatgaaatgttttttttttttttttgggtaattgaTAGAGGGTAAAGGCACATATTT
This genomic interval carries:
- the LOC142618803 gene encoding uncharacterized protein LOC142618803 translates to MCGRSRCTLRADDIPRACYRNNSSVRNLQMDRHRPSYNVSPGHHLPVVRREQGSSSSAAAAVSESDGVVVHCMKWGLIPSFTKKSDKPDHYKMFNARSESISEKASFRRLIPKNRCLVAVEGFYEWKKDGQKKQPYYIHFKDGRPLVFAALYDAWENSEGEILYTFTILTTSSSSALQWLHDRMPVILGDKVSTDTWLNGSSSSKFDNMLKPYEDVDLVWYPVTPAMGKPSFDGPECINEIKLKIEGSNPITKFFSTKAIKKEESSNLEEKNSCAESFKTDPPKRFKKEPETQDNTAFSSFTEKGDQDARSNPISKFFSTKVIKEEESNLEEKKSSAESFITDPPKTNSFKKEPDTEDSKAVSFFTGIGDQDSTSSVVHSQDGPAKCQLKRDYEEFNADSEKNTDETSKLCSTPARKKGNPKDCGDKQPTLFSYFGKS